The stretch of DNA AACCCCAGCTTTAAATGTCATGATGCTTTTTAGATTCCCTTCCCTACTCAAGACAACAGAAGCCATAAAATCCTTTTAGTAAAAACGTTTTCTTTGTCACAGCAAAAATACGTATCTGTGAGACTGTCAGAAGGATCGGGCTACTTCCAATATTATACAGTTTGTCTGCTGGCGCCTCCAAAAAAATTCATCACTCGAGAATGAAATCCACTGAAAGGTTCATAAGAAAAATGTTCCACCTACAGTATAAGTTGCTGGCAGATTTTTCTAAAGATGGTTGTTAGCCAACCACAGGTGTTTGAATAAAGACAATGGCATCTTGATGTTGGGTTCATACATGTATGTACTCTTAGAAACGGCTTACCCCTCTCCATGGGGTAAAATGTAGGGTAAATCTTCTTAGGTCTGTAAGAATTCAGGCTGTACTCTGGCCACTTTCCGGAATTCTTTAGTGTGGGTCTTAGGGCACTGCATCTCACACCAGCTAATGGGAACCATCTGGACACCTGGAAGGGAAGAGCTAGTGTTGGAGCTGGGACCCCAAATGTTTACTAAGACCCTTCCCTTTTCAGCTGGTTATGACCTGAAGTTTCATCAAACTACCTAGTGAACCTCACCTCATACAGAAAAAGCCTTATGCAGTGAATTCCCCCCTTACAGTTATATAAGGAGAATCATTCTAATCTCAGTAGTAAGTGATTGACACTCATATTGCGCTCTAGATTTAAAACCAGGGTAACAAGAGAAAACAGTGAATTAATCCCAACTGTAGCTCCCAGGGAAAGAGAAGCATGTGGATGTATGGACCTACTCACCCGATTCACTGTGGGCCACCACCACCCCAAGTTCATTCTCAGCAGTGGTCAGGAGGTAGTTCGATTGTGCATCACCCAGAGAGATCTAGTCACACAATACTGGTGAAGGAAAACAATGGGTGATAAGTCTTCCCTCCCATAGCCACTTGAgttattttctacttctatttcttgttttgacAAAGGACCACAAGACTGCTGGAATAAAGGATACCACTTTGGCCAAGACAATGTCACCAGGGCGGAAACTCTTATAAATCTCAACCtgtaaagaaagaacaggaatgtTAAGTGAAAGCTCTAAATCAAATCTACATGAAACTATTTGCCCCTCTGGTAGAACCAGTGTACTTTTTAACTCCACAGGGTGGAAGTCATCGTTAGTGAAGCCAATCAACAACTTTTATTGCTTTTACATCatataaatgaaagatttttattttttatttttttaaatgaaaaatttttaattcaataacCTGGTAACGGATCTTAGATAAAAGTTACTACAGTTGGCTCTGAAAGAATACAAAGTAAATCTGAGGGAATAGCAAAGAATAGACACCTGGCTTCAAAGGCAAGGAATAAAGTAGTCCCCTTCTGCTCAATAGagcaaacaaaaaatcctaaggaaaggaaaaggacagTGAGGTGAATTCCACACTTTCCAGTAGGAAACACCTTAAAATTCCTTGGACCTTTGGATCCACATTCCCACAGATGTTTGAAATTCCCTGGAGTAATTTAAAAGGATCGAGATTCCTAAAgtcataaggggaaaaaaaaaaaagaaccaaccaaCAACCTTGTCTTTTTCAGTAGCTCGGACATCTTCCttgctataaaaaagaattaacaaaagaTTAATTATCTGTGAGAATTATCCTGCAGAATCATAGCAGACAGAGAGCTACAAGAATAGAGAGAACAAATCATAATTGGGACCCAAAGGCCACCCAGAAGTGGGGTGGAGAAGCATTCCAAGTCCTCCCCTGGAGGAGAAAACCACATTCCCATTCTTGGGTCACACAGAGCAGCAGTATCAATACCTTTGACTAGAGAAAAGCAGATCAGATTTGGCAGGAAAGAATAAGGAACTTTGCTGCCTTAGGAAAGCTTGTACAGAAGCACTACAGAACCAACATGGAATCCTAAGGGTGGAAAGAGCCTTAGAAGCTATATCTAGCTCACAAGAATTGTTGGTCTCTACTTTAAAAACctacaggaaaaaacaaacaaaaccctaccATTCcactcacctttttaaaaatatattttatttttttaagatttatttattttacagagagagagaaagagtgcatatgccatgagtggggggggggagcgtGCACCCTAttttacagagggagagaatctcaagcagacccctcactgacTGCAGAGCCAGACACGAGGCTTGATCTGACGACAGCTtatgagatcacgatctgagttGAGATCACAAGTCggtcgctcaaccaactgagccactcaggcacctctaagattctatttttaagtaatctctatgcccaacatggggcctgaactcaaaACACCGAGATCAAGACttacatgctttactgactgagccagacaggtgcccctcacccactaacctttttttttttttttttttaagattttatttatttattcattcatagagacagagagagagagaggcagagactcagtcagagggagaagcaggctccatgcagagagcctgacgtgggacttgatccagggtctccaggatcacgcc from Canis lupus familiaris isolate Mischka breed German Shepherd chromosome 28, alternate assembly UU_Cfam_GSD_1.0, whole genome shotgun sequence encodes:
- the EXOSC1 gene encoding exosome complex component CSL4 isoform X2 encodes the protein MWGPHHLRTLFEELSARKMSELLKKTRLLVEIYKSFRPGDIVLAKVISLGDAQSNYLLTTAENELGVVVAHSESGVQMVPISWCEMQCPKTHTKEFRKVARVQPEFLQT